From Gopherus evgoodei ecotype Sinaloan lineage chromosome 15, rGopEvg1_v1.p, whole genome shotgun sequence, one genomic window encodes:
- the FN3K gene encoding fructosamine-3-kinase isoform X1, which yields MEKLLKIELKTSILKAFGSAGGGYISQGQSYETDSGRVFVKINHKPQARKMFEGEMASLEAIQKTSTLRVPQPIKVIDLPGEGAMFVMEYLKMKNLSKHTAKLGEQIADLHLHNQKLGEKLKKEGNTVGKGAGCSEPQYLDKFGFHTVTCCGFIQQVNEWQSDWPTFFICHRLQAQMDLIEKAYGDREARELWSQLNLKIPEMFCDVEIVPALLHGDLWAGNVAEDDFGPIVFDPASFYGHSEFDLAIAGMFGGFSSCFFSAYHSKIPKAPGFEKRNKLYQLFNYINHWNHFGTEYRGSTLNVMRKLLK from the exons ATGGAAAAGCTCCTGAAAATCGAACTGAAGACCTCCATTCTGAAGGCATTTGGGAGCGCAGGAGGAGGTTATATTAGCCAAGGGCAGAGCTATGAAACTGACAGCGGGCGAGTGTTTGTGAAAATCAATCACAAGCCTCAG GCTAGAAAAATGTTTGAAGGTGAAATGGCAAGTTTAGAAGCTATCCAGAAAACCAGCACACTGAGGGTGCCCCAGCCCATTAAAGTGATTGACCTTCCAGGAGAGGGTGCAATGTTTGTCATGGAATATCTGAAGATGAAAAATCTCAGCAA ACACACTGCAAAGCTTGGAGAGCAGATAGCAGATCTTCACCTTCACAACCAGAAACTTGgagagaaattaaaaaaggaaggaaacacTGTTG GTAAAGGTGCAGGATGTTCTGAACCTCAGTATCTGGATAAATTTGGATTCCATACAGTCACATGCTGTGGCTTTATACAGCAG GTGAATGAATGGCAAAGTGATTGGCCTACTTTCTTTATATGTCATCGACTCCAAGCTCAAATGGATTTGATTGAGAAAGCTTATGGAGACAGAGAAGCAAGAGAACTGTGGTCACAGCTTAAT ctgaagaTTCCTGAGATGTTCTGTGATGTGGAGATTGTCCCTGCTCTTCTTCATGGGGATTTGTGGGCAGGAAATGTTGCTGAGGATGATTTTGGGCCAATTGTCTTTGATCCTGCTTCTTTCTATGGCCATTCTGAATTTGACTTAGCGATTGCTGGGATGTTTGGTGGCTTTAGTAGCTGTTTCTTCTCTGCCTACCACAGTAAAATCCCCAAAGCTCCAGGTTTTGAGAAACGAAACAAGTTGTACCAGCTCTTTAATTATATAAACCACTGGAACCATTTTGGGACAGAGTACAGGGGATCTACTCTAAATGTAATGAGAAAGCTCTTAAAATAA
- the FN3K gene encoding fructosamine-3-kinase isoform X2: MEKLLKIELKTSILKAFGSAGGGYISQGQSYETDSGRVFVKINHKPQARKMFEGEMASLEAIQKTSTLRVPQPIKVIDLPGEGAMFVMEYLKMKNLSKHTAKLGEQIADLHLHNQKLGEKLKKEGNTVGKGAGCSEPQYLDKFGFHTVTCCGFIQQVNEWQSDWPTFFICHRLQAQMDLIEKAYGDREARELWSQLNVAEDS, from the exons ATGGAAAAGCTCCTGAAAATCGAACTGAAGACCTCCATTCTGAAGGCATTTGGGAGCGCAGGAGGAGGTTATATTAGCCAAGGGCAGAGCTATGAAACTGACAGCGGGCGAGTGTTTGTGAAAATCAATCACAAGCCTCAG GCTAGAAAAATGTTTGAAGGTGAAATGGCAAGTTTAGAAGCTATCCAGAAAACCAGCACACTGAGGGTGCCCCAGCCCATTAAAGTGATTGACCTTCCAGGAGAGGGTGCAATGTTTGTCATGGAATATCTGAAGATGAAAAATCTCAGCAA ACACACTGCAAAGCTTGGAGAGCAGATAGCAGATCTTCACCTTCACAACCAGAAACTTGgagagaaattaaaaaaggaaggaaacacTGTTG GTAAAGGTGCAGGATGTTCTGAACCTCAGTATCTGGATAAATTTGGATTCCATACAGTCACATGCTGTGGCTTTATACAGCAG GTGAATGAATGGCAAAGTGATTGGCCTACTTTCTTTATATGTCATCGACTCCAAGCTCAAATGGATTTGATTGAGAAAGCTTATGGAGACAGAGAAGCAAGAGAACTGTGGTCACAGCTTAATGTAG ctgaagaTTCCTGA